GCAATATCCTTGCCTTTTATATGTTTTTGTAAAAGTTTGGATATCAGTTTAAGTACATTGTCGCCGGTAAGATGGCCATAGGTGTCATTTATTCGCTTAAACCGGTCGATGTCTGCAAGGATCAGAGTTAAAGGGGGGGGCTCCTGCTGGGCCTCTTTCATGTGCTGCTCGACGGCATCTTCAAAACCTCGGCGGTTAAGAAGACCTGTGAGCATATCCGTTTTTGCCGCTTTTCTCAGGTTTTTAAGTTCCAGCTTTAGTTCATTAAGCTCGTTGATGGTGCTGTGGATATTGTTTTTAAGATCTGTATTGCTGTCAATAATTCCCTGGGTTTGTAAAACAATATCCCGGCAAATGTTTTTAATGTCCGGTTCGTTTGAGGCATTGTTCAAGTCCTCAACATGGGACTTAAGCAGGTTGCTCTGTTCGCCCATATGGTTTCCGGCCTCGGTAAGGCGGGAGGTCATTCCGTGAAGAAGGCTTCCCGCTTTTTTGGTTTGCTCTTCGGTATTAAGGAACTGTCTGTCGGAAACGTGGTGTCTAAACCATTCAAGGACCTTTTGGTAATCTATGAGTTCTTTGTTTTCGCGGGCAGCCTGGATATCCTTGTTAAGTTTAGAATTCTGGCCTGAGGCATACTCATACCACACCGAATAGGCAATAGGGGTATAGGGAAGTTTGAGCTCTGAGAGCTCTTTGAGGATTATTCGCAGATATCTTCCTGATGCTTCCTGGGAATCGAGATATAAATTTTTTAGCATTAAGTGTACTTCCGTTATCTTTTATTTGGCCTCGAAATTAATGGTTATTGATTCTGCGTTACATTTGCAGTTAAAAAATAGCCATTGGGCACTTGGAAGATAAGAACATTAATTTTGTTATCATGAAATCCTCTACAGAAGCAATAAAAAATCTTATTTTTGGACAGCAGAGAACTAATTAGGTTTATGTTTTTTTAAAGGTAAAAAGTCCTCTTTTGTGGTAAGATCCACGTAATTTTTATTTATGTAAGACATTTAAGATCACAAAGGGTACTCATGCAGAAGACAGCAAAAGAATATATTATTTTTCCTTTGGATTTCCCCTCCATGGAAGCCGCACAATCGCATATCCGGCAGCTTGACGGCCGGGTGGGCATGTTTAAAATTGGTCTTGAGCTATTTATCCGCCAAGGGCCGGCTGTGGTGGAGATGGTCAGAAAATTGTCCAGTGCCGGTATCTTTTTGGATTTGAAACTGCATGATATCTCTGCCACGGTCGGTCGGGCCATGGCCCGGGTCGCCGAGCTTGGTGTTGATCTGGTAACCATCCACGGGTCTTCCTCACAAAAAATGCTTGAATCAGCCGTTGAAAATGCAGGAAATACCAAGGTGCTTGCCGTGACCCTGCTTACGGATAATGATGCAGATACGGTTCGTGTCCAGGGGTTTAAGGATGAATATGTTAATGCCCCGGAAAAACTGGTGCTGTTGCGGGCTCACATGGCCTTGGAGGCCGGATGTGCAGGCGTGGTGTGTTCAGGGCAGGAGGCCGCCATGTTGAAAACGCAACTGGGCAGGCAGTGCCTGACTGTTACGCCGGGAATCCGGCCCCAATGGAGTCTGACGCCTGGAGATGACCAAAAACGGGTAGTTACCCCAGCTAAGGCTGTGCAGGCGGGTTCTGATTATATTGTCATTGGCAGACCTATCCGGGATGCTGAAGATCCGGCTATGGCCGCTGAAAAGGTGGCCTCAGAAATTGAAGCTGGTCTGTCAGGTTCTGCCCCGTAAGGGCTGGCACAAGAAATAACGAAAAAATTTGTTTTAAAGTAGTGTCTGGACAAAGAACCGTTTTTGGATGATAACTTTCCCAGATGCAAGGCACAAAAAAAGTTAAAACCGGAGCATACTATGGTATGTGAGGATTTTAACTTTTTTTGTAACGCGGCAAATGGGTGAGTTATCGTTCAAAAATCAATTATTATTCTTTGTCCAGGCCAAAGGCTGCATGCAGGGTTCTTACGGCCAGTTCCGCATATTTGGCCAGAATTACACATGAAATACGGATTTCAGACGTTGAAATCATGCGGATGTTAATGTTTTCTTCAGCTAGCGCTTTGAACATCACTGCGGCTACGCCGGAGTGGCTTTTCATTCCAAGACCGATCACTGAGATTTTAGCAATTTCAGTGGCGGTTCTTATCTCGCCTGCATTGATTTGACCGGCTACTTTTTCGGAAATTTCCCTTGCCCGGTTAAAATCGTCTTTGGTTACGGTAAATGTGAGGTCGGTTTCGCCGCCGGTGCGAGAGTTCTGGATGATCATATCCACGGAGATGCCGGCCTCGGCAAGGCTGCCGAAGACCTTGGCTGAAATGCCTGGCTGATCAGGGACGCGCTTGAACGTAATTCTTGCTTCATTCATATCACAGGTGACGCCTGACACCACCGGGCTTTCCATATCTTCATTTTCATTGACAACCATGGTTCCTTCCTCCTCATTGAATGATGACCGGACATGTACGGGCACATTATATTTTTTTGCAAATTCTACTGACCTGATCTGGAGTACCTTTGCTCCAAGAATGGCCATTTCAAGCATTTCATCATAGGAAATTTTGCTGATTTTTTTTGCTTTGGGGCAGATCCTCGGGTCGGTTGTGTAGACCCCGTCCACGTCAGTGAAGATCTCACAAACATCGGCTTTAAGGGATGCGGCAATGGCAACGGCTGAGGTGTCGGATCCGCCCCGGCCTAGGGTGGTAATGTCCCCATGGTCATCTGCACCCTGGAATCCGGCCACTACGACAATATTTCCTTCATTCAGGGCCTCGCGCAGGTTTTGGCTGTCGATCTCCCGGATTCTGGCTTTGCCTGACATGTGATCGGTGTGGATGCCGGCCTGAAAACCTAAAAATGATTTGGCTTTAAGACCCCTTGATTTTAGCATCATAGCCATTAATGCCGCCGTGGTCTGCTCTCCGGTTGCCAAAAGAACGTCCAGCTCCCGTTTGTCCGGGGTTTTGGATGCCTGCTCAGCAAGGCTGATCAGGTTGTTTGTCACGCCCGCCATAGCTGAAAGCACCACCACCATCTGGTCTCCGTTTTCATGGGCCTTTTGTACCCGGTCAGCCACTCTGGAGATCCTTTCGATATCTGCCACAGATGTGCCGCCAAATTTTTGCACCCGTAACGCCATTATGTCTCCCAAAATTTTAGCTTTTGTTAATAACAGCCATGGGCTGAGCTGGTCTATCAATCCCCAGGCTTAGCCCACAACGAAAATTGAAAGATCTGTGTAAGTTGCACAGACTTTCTTAATAAAATTTACTTACAAGGATAGATTGCTTAGCAGATTTGTTCCGGCTTGTCCAGATGGGGAAAGGGTTATTTTCCTGTAAAAATCAGTATTAAGTTCAAAATGGATGTGAAGATCAAATACGAATCCGGTTTCCATGAGAAGCTTGGGCCATTCCACCACAGTGACGCTGTTCTGTCCCACCTGGTCCTCAATGCCGATATAATCCAACTCGTCCGGGTCTGAAAGTCGGTATAGGTCCAAATGGTACAGGCGCATTTTTTCTGCCGGATATTCATTCATGATGGTAAATGTGGGGCTGGTGATATAATACCCGTCGTCCACGTTCAGCCCCTTGGCAAGGCCCTGGACAAAACAGGTCTTGCCGCAGCCAAGATCTCCTGTCAAGGCCATGGCACAGCTTATGTTCTGTTTCCGGATATATATCCCCAGACGCCTGGCCAGGTCCTGGGTCTGTGCCGGATTTTGGGATATGATTTCTATCATGATATAAGGGTATTTATGGCTTGGGGAATGCTCGCCACCATATCTGATGCAGAAAATCCAAAGGTGTGGTCTTCGGCCAGAAGATCCCCGCATAGCCCGTGGGCGTAAACGCCTGCAAGGGCTGCGGATTCAGGGGGCAGGTTCTGGGCCAGGAATGCTGCGATTATGCCGGTGAGGACATCACCCATACCGCCGCAGGCCATGCCGGGATTTCCCGTGGGGCATATGGATACTGTCCCGTCCGGGCAGGCCACAAGGGTCTGGGCTCCTTTGAGTACTAGAATAACTTTGTATTTTTCTGCAAATTTCCGGGCTGTTGCCATTCGGTTGTGCTGAATATCTTCCGTGGTTTTCCCGGTAAGGCGGGCCATTTCACCGGGGTGGGGGGTGAGAATCACCGGGGCCTTGACCGTATTTAGAATATCAAGTTCTTTTGCAATGCAGTTCAGGCCATCAGCATCAATGACCATAGGAACGGACGAAATGGCTAAAATGCTTTTGATCAGTTCCCCGGTGCCGGAATCCGTACCTATGCCCGGGCCTAATGCCAAAGCGGCCTTGTCTGCCAGAAGCGTAATAATGTCATCCAGGGCTGCGGCATCCAGGCCACCCGAAGGGGTCTGGGCAAGTGCGGTTGTCATCGGTTCGATGACCATAGGTTCCATGACGGGCATTAATTTCTCGGGAACCCCCAGGGTTACAAGACCTGCCCCGGTTCGCATGGCCGCGTTGGCACACAATGCCGCGGCACCCGTTTTACCCGGCGAACCGGCCAGTACCAGCAGGTGACCGAAACTGCCCTTGTGGGCGTTAAAATCCCTGGCCGGTATCAGTCCGGAAATGTCATGGGGTTCAGGCAGAAAAATATTGGGAGATTGTGCTTTTACAATATGACCGGGAATGCCGATATCAATAACCTCCAGGTTACCGGTATGGAAATTGCCCGGATACAGGATGTGCCCGGCCTTGGCAAAGGCAAAAGTGGCTGTGGCATCTGCCTGGATGGCCACCCCGCAGACGGCACCTGTATCTGCATTGATTCCCGAAGGGATGTCCACGCTGAAAACTGATTTTCCCGAATCATTGATCAATTCAATAACGTGACGGTAAATGCCCCGGACATCGGAATTAAGCCCTGTGCCGAAAATGGCGTCCACAAACAGATTGTAATCCTCCAGGATTTCGGTTGCCTCATCTAAGGATGCTTTGTCCGGTATTTCAATGAACTGTGATAGGGAATGTTCGGGCATAAGATCCAGTACCAGATCCATATTCGCCTTGGCGTCTCCCTGGACCCGGTCCCGGGAAGACAAAAGAAAGAAGCTGACGCTTACCCCCATCTCCATGAGGTAGCGCCCAATCACAAATCCGTCTCCGCCGTTGTTGCCCCGTCCAGCCACCACAGCCACCCTGCCACCTTCAAAGTCAAAATAGTCGGAAAGCATCTCCAGGGCACCACGGCCTGCATTTTCCATGAGTACCCGGCCGGGAATGCCAAAAGTTTCAATGGTGTTTTTATCCATTTGCTGCATCTGTTCAGTGGTGACAATGATCATGATTTACGTTCCTTTTTTAGGCCATTACCTCTTTATATCTGAAGCAGGAGACCAGGTGGTCATTCACCATGCCCGTGGCCTGCATATGGGCATAGATGATGGTGGACCCGGTAAATTTAAACCCGCGTTTGCATAAGTCTTTTGAAAATGCGTCGGACTGGCTGGACGTAGCCGGAACCTGGTCCTGGCTGGTATAGTGGTTGATGATTGGTGCCCCGTCCACAAACCGCCAAGCATAATTGTCAAAGGTCCCAAATTCTTCCTGGATTTTTAAGAATGCCTGGGCATTGGTTACCGCAGACCGGACCTTGAGTTTGTTTCTGATGATGCCTGTGTCGTTTAATCGTTGTTGGATATCGGCTTCACTGAACCTGGCTACCTTTTCAGGGTCAAACCCACAGAAGGCATTGAAATATCCCTGGCGGCGCTTGAGAATTGTCAGCCAGGATAACCCCGCCTGGGCTCCTTCCAGGATGAGAAATTCAAAAATTTTTCGGTCATCGTGAACCGGTACTCCCCATTCCGAATCATGGTAATTGATGTATATGGGGTCACTGGTTACCCAGCCGCAACGTTTGATAGTATTCATGACGAATTTTTTTATAACAAAGCTTGTGTCATTTCCACAGATTTTTCAATGTTCGCTGTGTATGACCTGAGTGTTGATAAACCAAGCCAGACCACGTCTGTTATACAATAACTTTGAGCAATGTGCCATCATAATCACATCTGGGTTAGGTTTTAAGATGGTCGAAGGATTTTTTACAGTATTCGTCGGCTTAGTTGTTGCATCAACGTTTTTTTACCCTGGTAGGGTTATTATTGATCTGTTTTGCGGCATGACAGGCGCTGCATGTACCTAATATTGTTCTCCCCAAGCCCCACCTTTTTGTTTAACAGAGATGGCGGGGTAACTCAGAAGTGCAAATTTGGTAACCGACTGTTGTAATTTTCGTAACTTTGTCCGGCTTTTATTGAATGATCGACGATAGCTAAATCGTCTGAAAACCCTTTTTTTTTAGGTTTTTTTAAGATATTTTGAGGCTGGTATTAAAATTGCTATTTGGTAATTGAAATCACTACGCTGAATTTAAAAATTAACGCAGATCCACTATTAAGAGAAGATTAAAGATTATGAACCTATCAGATTTGCTATTGAACTCGTTTTTGCCTTGCCTGCCTGGGAATTTTAGGAAAAAAATTATCCGTGGAGGTCTTCCTGATTTTCAAACCAGCTTGGAAGATGTAACT
This window of the uncultured Desulfobacter sp. genome carries:
- a CDS encoding GGDEF domain-containing protein, with the translated sequence MLKNLYLDSQEASGRYLRIILKELSELKLPYTPIAYSVWYEYASGQNSKLNKDIQAARENKELIDYQKVLEWFRHHVSDRQFLNTEEQTKKAGSLLHGMTSRLTEAGNHMGEQSNLLKSHVEDLNNASNEPDIKNICRDIVLQTQGIIDSNTDLKNNIHSTINELNELKLELKNLRKAAKTDMLTGLLNRRGFEDAVEQHMKEAQQEPPPLTLILADIDRFKRINDTYGHLTGDNVLKLISKLLQKHIKGKDIAGRFGGEEFIMALPETKIDGGFTVAEQIRISLEKMRWQSKSSGKDIGTITISMGVAQFIPGEDLDTFVARADKALYTAKENGRNRTCTHNGKEVTSP
- a CDS encoding NAD(P)H-hydrate dehydratase, yielding MIIVTTEQMQQMDKNTIETFGIPGRVLMENAGRGALEMLSDYFDFEGGRVAVVAGRGNNGGDGFVIGRYLMEMGVSVSFFLLSSRDRVQGDAKANMDLVLDLMPEHSLSQFIEIPDKASLDEATEILEDYNLFVDAIFGTGLNSDVRGIYRHVIELINDSGKSVFSVDIPSGINADTGAVCGVAIQADATATFAFAKAGHILYPGNFHTGNLEVIDIGIPGHIVKAQSPNIFLPEPHDISGLIPARDFNAHKGSFGHLLVLAGSPGKTGAAALCANAAMRTGAGLVTLGVPEKLMPVMEPMVIEPMTTALAQTPSGGLDAAALDDIITLLADKAALALGPGIGTDSGTGELIKSILAISSVPMVIDADGLNCIAKELDILNTVKAPVILTPHPGEMARLTGKTTEDIQHNRMATARKFAEKYKVILVLKGAQTLVACPDGTVSICPTGNPGMACGGMGDVLTGIIAAFLAQNLPPESAALAGVYAHGLCGDLLAEDHTFGFSASDMVASIPQAINTLIS
- the pyrF gene encoding orotidine-5'-phosphate decarboxylase — translated: MQKTAKEYIIFPLDFPSMEAAQSHIRQLDGRVGMFKIGLELFIRQGPAVVEMVRKLSSAGIFLDLKLHDISATVGRAMARVAELGVDLVTIHGSSSQKMLESAVENAGNTKVLAVTLLTDNDADTVRVQGFKDEYVNAPEKLVLLRAHMALEAGCAGVVCSGQEAAMLKTQLGRQCLTVTPGIRPQWSLTPGDDQKRVVTPAKAVQAGSDYIVIGRPIRDAEDPAMAAEKVASEIEAGLSGSAP
- a CDS encoding DNA-3-methyladenine glycosylase I gives rise to the protein MNTIKRCGWVTSDPIYINYHDSEWGVPVHDDRKIFEFLILEGAQAGLSWLTILKRRQGYFNAFCGFDPEKVARFSEADIQQRLNDTGIIRNKLKVRSAVTNAQAFLKIQEEFGTFDNYAWRFVDGAPIINHYTSQDQVPATSSQSDAFSKDLCKRGFKFTGSTIIYAHMQATGMVNDHLVSCFRYKEVMA
- a CDS encoding aspartate kinase, whose translation is MALRVQKFGGTSVADIERISRVADRVQKAHENGDQMVVVLSAMAGVTNNLISLAEQASKTPDKRELDVLLATGEQTTAALMAMMLKSRGLKAKSFLGFQAGIHTDHMSGKARIREIDSQNLREALNEGNIVVVAGFQGADDHGDITTLGRGGSDTSAVAIAASLKADVCEIFTDVDGVYTTDPRICPKAKKISKISYDEMLEMAILGAKVLQIRSVEFAKKYNVPVHVRSSFNEEEGTMVVNENEDMESPVVSGVTCDMNEARITFKRVPDQPGISAKVFGSLAEAGISVDMIIQNSRTGGETDLTFTVTKDDFNRAREISEKVAGQINAGEIRTATEIAKISVIGLGMKSHSGVAAVMFKALAEENINIRMISTSEIRISCVILAKYAELAVRTLHAAFGLDKE
- the tsaE gene encoding tRNA (adenosine(37)-N6)-threonylcarbamoyltransferase complex ATPase subunit type 1 TsaE, translating into MIEIISQNPAQTQDLARRLGIYIRKQNISCAMALTGDLGCGKTCFVQGLAKGLNVDDGYYITSPTFTIMNEYPAEKMRLYHLDLYRLSDPDELDYIGIEDQVGQNSVTVVEWPKLLMETGFVFDLHIHFELNTDFYRKITLSPSGQAGTNLLSNLSL